A single region of the Streptomyces sp. NBC_01803 genome encodes:
- a CDS encoding RNA-binding protein, translating to MLEEALEHLVKGIVDHPDEVQVASRTLRRGRILEVRVHPDDLGKVIGRNGRTARSLRTVVGALGGKGIRVDLVDVDEVR from the coding sequence ATGCTCGAAGAGGCCCTGGAACACTTGGTGAAGGGCATCGTCGATCACCCCGATGAGGTCCAGGTCGCCTCGCGCACGCTGCGCCGCGGGCGGATTCTCGAAGTCCGGGTGCACCCCGATGACCTCGGCAAGGTGATCGGTCGCAACGGCCGCACCGCGCGTTCGCTGCGCACGGTCGTCGGTGCGCTCGGGGGCAAAGGCATCCGCGTCGATCTGGTCGACGTGGACGAGGTCCGCTGA
- the rpsP gene encoding 30S ribosomal protein S16, whose protein sequence is MAVKIKLKRLGKIRSPHYRIVVADSRTRRDGRAIEELGLYHPVQNPSRIEVDSERVQYWLGVGAQPTEPVMAILKVTGDWQKFKGQPAPPPMKFPEPKPDKRILFEAAAKETGGEPRGEAITPKAKKAEKKADAEAAEAPAESTEG, encoded by the coding sequence GTGGCAGTCAAGATCAAGCTGAAGCGACTGGGCAAGATCCGGTCGCCGCACTACCGCATCGTCGTCGCCGACTCCCGCACCCGCCGGGACGGCCGCGCCATCGAGGAGCTCGGTCTGTACCACCCGGTGCAGAACCCCTCCCGCATCGAGGTCGACTCGGAGCGCGTGCAGTACTGGCTGGGTGTCGGCGCACAGCCGACCGAGCCCGTCATGGCGATCCTCAAGGTGACCGGCGACTGGCAGAAGTTCAAGGGCCAGCCCGCCCCGCCGCCCATGAAGTTCCCCGAGCCGAAGCCGGACAAGCGCATCCTCTTCGAGGCCGCGGCCAAGGAGACGGGTGGCGAGCCGAGGGGCGAGGCCATCACTCCGAAGGCGAAGAAGGCCGAGAAGAAGGCTGACGCCGAGGCCGCCGAGGCCCCGGCCGAGTCGACCGAGGGCTGA
- the rimM gene encoding ribosome maturation factor RimM (Essential for efficient processing of 16S rRNA), with protein MQLVVARIGRAHGIKGEVSVEVRTDEPEVRLAPGAILATDPPETGPLTVADGRVHSGRLLLRFVGVADRTAAEALRNTLLIAEVDPEELPDDPEEFYDHQLVGLDVVTGDGARVGSVAEIAHLPGQDLLIVERETGGEALIPFVTEIVPDIDLAARRVVVTPPPGLLDGDQDDRDDRDDQEGDAGA; from the coding sequence GTGCAACTCGTCGTCGCGCGCATCGGCCGTGCCCATGGCATCAAGGGTGAGGTCTCCGTCGAGGTCCGCACCGACGAACCGGAGGTGCGGCTGGCGCCCGGCGCCATCCTGGCCACGGACCCACCGGAGACCGGCCCGCTCACCGTGGCCGACGGCCGGGTGCACAGCGGTCGGCTGCTGCTGCGCTTCGTCGGCGTGGCCGACCGCACCGCCGCCGAGGCGCTGCGCAACACCCTGCTGATCGCCGAGGTCGATCCGGAGGAACTGCCGGACGACCCCGAGGAGTTCTACGACCACCAACTCGTCGGCCTCGACGTGGTGACCGGGGACGGCGCCCGCGTCGGTTCCGTCGCCGAGATCGCGCACCTGCCCGGCCAGGACCTGCTGATCGTCGAGCGGGAGACCGGGGGCGAGGCGCTGATCCCGTTCGTCACGGAGATCGTTCCCGACATCGACCTCGCCGCGCGCCGGGTGGTCGTCACCCCGCCCCCCGGCCTGCTCGACGGCGATCAGGACGATCGGGACGATCGGGACGATCAAGAGGGGGACGCCGGGGCATGA